ATCCAAAGGCGATCGAGATTGAGTCCCAATCTCTGGATTCGGAGATGATGCCTTATTGTTACTATCTGAGTTGTTTTGGCTAGTCATGCTCAATTATTTGCAGCAGGCTGAAGGGCTTCTCGCTTTCATATGTTAACTGCTGCCAAGAACGGAACGATCGCGCCTCGGTATCAAATTTTTCTTACATCTAGGCGAATGTAATTCGCCCCATACTCGCTATTGCAATGCCTCGATTTGCCGCACCACTGTTAGGGCTGAATAACTCACGCCAGCCGTTCCTTCTCCTGGATGCGTAGAGTCGCCGACTAACCACAAATTTTTAACAGGGGTGCGGTTGGCAAAACCAAAGGGTCCAAATGTCGGGACTCTCTGACCGATCCCGCCTACTATACCGCGATCGCGTGCTGTATAACGGGCAAACGTGCGTGGTGTCGCTGCTTCCTGGTGTAATATTGTTTCTGGCGTGAGGTGAAAGAATTGTCCCAAACGGGCGATCGCTTCCCGAGTATATTTTTCCTTCATCGCCTCATAGTCTTCACTCCGCCACCAAGGTTTCGGATCGACAAAAGATGAAGCAATAATCGTACCTTTTCCCTCTGGGGCGCGTCCGTCTCCTGTGCGACTGACGGAGACAAATAAAGAATTATTTTCCCCGATTGCTCCATTGCGATCGTACATGAATTGCAAGTGCGGCGGACATCCTGACGGAATCGCAGTTTCATCTACGCCGAGATACACGACAAAAGCCCCCGATGCTTCGGGTAATTTATCGACACGTTGCTTGTAACCTTGGGGGGCATTTCTACCCAACAACTGAACTAAGTTTTGTACCGTAACGTTAGCCACGATCTCGTCTGCGGTTTCTGTCCTGACTTCTTTAGTTTTTTGGTTGCGCACCAAAACACCTTTAACTTTGCCGTTTTCAACTAAAACTTTCTCTACACTATGGCGCATCAGCAGCTTGCCACCATATTTTTCTAACGCTTCTACCAAGCGATCGCTCAACACCTGCATACTACCGTGAAGGTGAGACAATCCTTGCGGTGATTGGGAAACGCTTAATGCTGTAGCCGCATAAAGTAAAGCTGTTTCCTCTGCATCGACTTGGGAGTAAAGTTTTAATTGCAAATCTAAAAACGTCCGTAGCCGCCAATCGTCTTCCAAACCGTGTCCCCGTAAAGCATCGCCTACGGTCAAAAAGGTATAGGGTAAGGTAGTTAAAGTCCCTGGACGAACGGCTTGCGTCAGTTGCCACAAATCCCAGATGTTGCGGGGTGGTAAAACCGGATCGCGGGCTTGAAATGCCCAACTCGCTTGAAATAGATTGTCTATTAATTGCCAAAAGCGATCGCTACCTGGAAATTGTTTTTCTCTTTCGGCTTTCCATTTGGCGCGATCGCGCCAAACATTAATCGGTTGATTCTCTCCTGGTAAATATACCGCACAAGCAGGATCGCAAGGCGTTGCTTCTGGTAGATCGATTTCTAATTCGGCAAAGATGCGGTGATGAATTCCGCCTGGTTCTAAACCAGCTACCTGAGTCGCGCCGACATCAAATGTAAATCCTTTGCGTTTAAAGGTCGAGGCACACCCTCCAGGGACGATTGCCTGGTCTAAGACTAAAACCTGGTAGCCGCGACGGGCAAGCAGCGCCGCCGCCGTTAGTCCACCAATTCCAGCACCAATGACGACAACACGCGATTTGCGATCGCTCGCTAACCTACTTAGCATGGATATAAAGCCAAAATCAAACCTACTCTATCTTTATATTAAGTTATGTTAAACACTGAAAAAAAGACACAGGAAGCAGAAGAAGCAGAGGAGTAACTACCAACTACCAACTACCAACCACTAACCACCAACTACCAACCACCATCACATCTGACTTCTGACTTAAGCTTATGTCCGATCGCGATTGGGAGACACCGCTGACTAGCAATACTCTAGAACAGCGATATGAGATTATACAACAATTAGCAAAAAAAGCAGGCAGACGCACGTTATTGGCGCGTGACAGAAAAACTGAGGAGTTAGTTGTTGTCAAACTCCTGTCCTTCACCAGTGATTTTGAGTGGGATGCACTGAAATTATTTGAACGGGAAGCCAAAATATTACAAGCAATCTCTCATCCTGCGATTCCCCGTTATCTAGATTATTACGAACTCGATTTCAATAACGGTAACAAGGGTTTTGCTTTAGTACAAACTTATATTTCTGGAAAATCTATAGAAGAGTATCTTAAATCTGGACGTAGCTTTGATGAAGTAGAAATTAAACAGCTAGCGAAAGCAGTACTAGAAATTTTAATTTATTTGCATGGCAGACAGCCGCCAGTGATACACCGCGATATTAAACCGAGTAATATTTTACTGGGCGATCGCTCTGGTAACAGTATCGGACAAGTCTATTTAGTTGATTTCGGTTCCGTGCAAACTTTAGCGGCAAAAGAAGGCGGAACGATGACAGTAGTAGGAACTTATGGCTATATGCCACCAGAACAATTTGGCGATCGCACCGTTCCTGCTTCCGATCTTTACAGTTTGGGTACAACTTTAGTTTATCTGGTAACGGGAACGCATCCGGCAGATTTACCGCAAAAAGACGGACGAATTCAATTTGAGTTATTGACAAATCTCAGTCTTGAATTTACCCAGTGGTTGCGGCGGATGATAGAGCCAAGTTTAGAACGTCGTTTTACTTCTGCCGAACATGCATTACAAGAATTAATTCAACCTCAGCTTGTAGATATAGTTCTTTCAACGACCCAACAACCTAGTGATAGTAAAGTCAAATTAACTAGAAAAGCAGATACCTTGGAAATTCTTCTTCCTGCTAAAGGTTGGAATTTTGGTGTAGGATTTACTACGGCTTTTACTACTTTTTATAACCTCATACTCGTTCCTGCAACAGGTATAGCTTTTTCCCCATACTGGAGAATTAGCCATCCTTTAATATGGTTAATTGTTGGAGGTCTGTGGTATGGAAATTATATTTTAATCTCGGGAGTTCTGAAGTATTTATTAAAGCGAGTTAGACTCAAAATCAGTTCTCAGGAAATCGAGCTTACTCATGAAATAATCGGCTGGAAGTATCGCCATATTTTCAATGCAAGTAAACAAGATGTGTCAGCATTAAAGTTAATTTATGGATATCACGGTAACCGCCGATACATGCATATTTGGATTGGTAAAAATAGGTATGAGTTGTGGGGTGATTCGATTCTAACCGAACCCGAAATGGAATGGTTGGCGCAAGAAGTTAGTAGTTGTTTAGGGATAGAGATTTCTAGAGAACCTAATTTTTATATTCCCAAAGGCGATTAAATTTACAACAGTTTGCGATCGGCGAGCGATCGCTCATTTTTTTTGAAACAGTAGACATTGCTCGGATAGATGCAGATGTTATTCGAGATTTTCACCGAAACTAATGCTACAACAACTTTTCTGAGTCGAGCGATAGAAGAAAGCGATCGCTTCAATAGATAGAGTGTATTGCTACGTAGTGTAATTTTAATATCTAGCCGATCCAAATCTAGCATACCTATATAGTTTACTAGTATTTTTAATGGTTCTTCTGTATAGGAATAATCTCGGATGTTTTACATAACAAAAACAAGTATTTTGCAGTTCAGATGCACATAGATCGAGCTAAATTTAGCCGTGTAGTTATAAAACATTTAAGTGATTTTTATGAGCAGTTTTTTGTTACTTCGATCGTTTGCTTGTTCTCGGTTAATTTAAAATATA
This window of the Chroococcidiopsis thermalis PCC 7203 genome carries:
- a CDS encoding serine/threonine protein kinase yields the protein MSDRDWETPLTSNTLEQRYEIIQQLAKKAGRRTLLARDRKTEELVVVKLLSFTSDFEWDALKLFEREAKILQAISHPAIPRYLDYYELDFNNGNKGFALVQTYISGKSIEEYLKSGRSFDEVEIKQLAKAVLEILIYLHGRQPPVIHRDIKPSNILLGDRSGNSIGQVYLVDFGSVQTLAAKEGGTMTVVGTYGYMPPEQFGDRTVPASDLYSLGTTLVYLVTGTHPADLPQKDGRIQFELLTNLSLEFTQWLRRMIEPSLERRFTSAEHALQELIQPQLVDIVLSTTQQPSDSKVKLTRKADTLEILLPAKGWNFGVGFTTAFTTFYNLILVPATGIAFSPYWRISHPLIWLIVGGLWYGNYILISGVLKYLLKRVRLKISSQEIELTHEIIGWKYRHIFNASKQDVSALKLIYGYHGNRRYMHIWIGKNRYELWGDSILTEPEMEWLAQEVSSCLGIEISREPNFYIPKGD
- the crtD gene encoding C-3',4' desaturase CrtD, which gives rise to MLSRLASDRKSRVVVIGAGIGGLTAAALLARRGYQVLVLDQAIVPGGCASTFKRKGFTFDVGATQVAGLEPGGIHHRIFAELEIDLPEATPCDPACAVYLPGENQPINVWRDRAKWKAEREKQFPGSDRFWQLIDNLFQASWAFQARDPVLPPRNIWDLWQLTQAVRPGTLTTLPYTFLTVGDALRGHGLEDDWRLRTFLDLQLKLYSQVDAEETALLYAATALSVSQSPQGLSHLHGSMQVLSDRLVEALEKYGGKLLMRHSVEKVLVENGKVKGVLVRNQKTKEVRTETADEIVANVTVQNLVQLLGRNAPQGYKQRVDKLPEASGAFVVYLGVDETAIPSGCPPHLQFMYDRNGAIGENNSLFVSVSRTGDGRAPEGKGTIIASSFVDPKPWWRSEDYEAMKEKYTREAIARLGQFFHLTPETILHQEAATPRTFARYTARDRGIVGGIGQRVPTFGPFGFANRTPVKNLWLVGDSTHPGEGTAGVSYSALTVVRQIEALQ